The nucleotide window AGCGCGCCTTGTTATCCGTTTCATCACCGTTTACTACGCATCTCCTTGAAAATGGGCATGACATTCACCCAGTTCGGGATTTGCTGAGTTACCGAGAGGTCAGCGACTGTGGTTATGCCCATATCCTGAATCGAGACGGCAGAGGGGCTCGCAGCCCTCTGGACGCACCGGAGGGGGTCTAACTTTAGTCGGCCCTATTAGGATTAGGGCGACCGAAGAGGTGGCTTGTGCCGCCGTAGGTCCTGTTGAAATTTCGTTGACAAATGTGCGAAATGTCAGGAGAATGTCGCACATCATGTGCAGTTGTGGCGCTGGTGCTATACAGACCAGCATCATCGCAGCGGTGCACACAATGAACCCGGTCAGCGCAATACTCAGTGCCACGCCAAGAGGGGTCAAACCATGTTTACAATTCGCGTCCTCCGCATCCTAACAACGGTAATTACCCTTGGGGCAATCCTGACCGCCTGTCAGGCCGGCGGCAGGGTCGTCCTCGAAGGTGATCAGGGTCGGGTGATTGTGGATGTGCCGCGCACGAGCGTGCCACCACCCACGCACCGCGGACAGCCTCACGGGGACTACTACCGGTACGAGAGCAGTCTCCCGAATATTCCGGAGGGCCATCTGCCCCCGCCGGGAATGTGCCGAATCTGGTATCCCGATCGCCCTCCCGGACAACAACCCCCGCCTCGTCCCTGCCATGAACTCGAAGGTCGCATGTTACCGGGGGCTTGGTTAATCCGTGGGAATCCGGGAGGGCGTTAAGAGAGCCCCCAGCCCGAAATCCTAAATCACTAAATCCTAAATCAGGGGACACCATACTTATTTCTTGACATCTAGTTAATGTAGACGTATCGTCAGTGCATGGCAAGGATTGCAAGGGTGATAGCGTCTGGCTATCCGCACCACATAACACAAAGGGGAAATAGAAGGCAGCAGACCTTTTTCTGTGATGACGACTATAGAGCGTACATAAGCCTGATGTCGGAATGGTGTAAGAAGTTCAATGTCGAGATATGGGCGTACTGCCTCATGCCGAACCATGTCCATATAATTGCGGTTCCGGAATCGGAAGAAGGTCTGAGGCGTGCAATTGGCGAGGCGCATCGTCGGTATACGAGACATGTAAACTTTCGAGAAGGATGGCGTGGCCATTTGTGGCAAGGACGATTTAGTTCGTTCCCAATGGATGAGAACTATCATCTTGCAGCTGCCAGATACATAGAACTCAATCCGGTACGCG belongs to Candidatus Methylomirabilis lanthanidiphila and includes:
- a CDS encoding Transposase IS200 like protein, with product MARIARVIASGYPHHITQRGNRRQQTFFCDDDYRAYISLMSEWCKKFNVEIWAYCLMPNHVHIIAVPESEEGLRRAIGEAHRRYTRHVNFREGWRGHLWQGRFSSFPMDENYHLAAARYIELNPVRAGLVEEPWSYPWSSAHAHLTGDDDRLVKVTPLLKIVQDWRGLLLPSISEKEMNELRTHERTGRPLGNERFVENLEGTLGRILRKQKPGRKKMQK